The sequence TCCGGATCCCCTGCAGGTCCGAGCCGGCTCCCGGCTCGGTCATCGCGATCGCCGAGATCAGCTCGCCGGAGACGAGGCCGGGCAGCCAGCGCTGCTTCTGCTCCGGCGTCCCGAGGGAGGAGATGTAGGGAACGATGATGTCGGTGTGCACCGCGAAGCCCGGCCCGGAGGCACCGGCGCGGGTGGCCTCCTCGGCGAGGACCATGTTGTAGCGGAAGTCCTTGATCCCCGGACCGCCGAACTCCTCCTCGACGTCGAAGCAGAGCAGCCCCGCCTCGCCGGCTGCGAGCCACACGTCGCGTGACACGACCCCGTCGGCCTCCCACTGCGCGTGGAACGGCGTGACGGAGCGCTCGAAGAAGGCCCTCGCGGTCTTGCGGAAGTCCTCGTGCTCCTGCTCGAGGACGGAGGGGCGTTCAGGCATCAGTTCTCCTTGTATGGCGGACAGGGACCCTGCCCGCCGGGGTGAGGCGACGCCGGGGCGGCGTGCCTAGGTTGGCGACATGACTCTGCGCAGCACGACCGTCCGTGCCACCCACCTCGTGACCAACGCAGCGTGGTTCGGAGGTTCGCTGATGGGCGCGGTCGGGCTCAACCCGGCCGCCCGTCGACCCGACACCGAGCGCGAGCGCGTCGAGGTGTCCGGGACCGGGTGGGAGCGCTGGGGTCCGGTGCAGGGTGGCGCGATCGCGCTGCACCTGTTGACCGGGCTCGCGATCGTCGCCGACAACAAGAACCGGGTGGTGGCGCACCCACCGACGGCCGCAGCGGTGGTCGCCAAGACCGCGCTGACCGCGGCCGCCGTCGCGTCCACCGCAGCGGCCTATGTCCACGGCCAACGACTCGGCAAGGCGTCCGGTGAGGGCGGTCACCCGCGTGATCCCGAGGCCGCCGAGCGGGCGCGCCGGAAGCTGGCGTGGCTGCAGTGGACCACTCCGGCGCTCACGGGTTCCCTGCTGGTGCTCGACGCGCAGCTCGGTGAGCAGCAGCGCGGGCTCGCCGGCCTGCTCGACCGGCGCTGGTGACGGCCCGGGCGGCGACATAGGCCGGCTCCCGCAGGGCGGTCACGACGGCATATTGCTCGAGCCCGGCCAGCTTGTTGGTGATCGGGTCGAAGCGCTCGGTGGTGTCGTCGGCAGACCACTCGACCTCCAGACGGCCCAGCAGCTCCCATGGTCCTGCGGCGTGAGCGACATGGAGCGTGTAGGCCGACGGCGGCAGCTCGCCGGCTGCCTCCTCGTCGGGCACGAGCATGAACGTCACGGCCCGGTCGGCGGCGCGAACCGGCAGCAGGGTGGTCAGCCGACCGAAGCGTCCCGGACCGCTCGGGACGAGCAGGTAGCGCGACCAGGCTCCGGAGCCGGTGCCCGCGAACAGCAGGTCTGCGGCGCCGCCGTCCTCGGCGCCGTCGGGGAAGCGCAGCGCCATACCCTCGATGTCGCCCCAGCCGCGCGGGAGCCCCATCGCGCGTGACCACCGCGCCTCCACCGGCCGCCCGCCGGAGCGCGCCAGCACGTCGACGCCGAGGTCGGGGGCGGGATCGGTCACGCTCAACATCCCGACGGCGTGGTGACCGACCGGGTGCAGGGGCTTGTCGCGTCGCACGAGCCCGGCGACCAGGGCCGCGGCCCCGAGAGCGGCTCCCGGCAGCGCCCCGGCGACAAGGCCCGACAGGTG comes from Nocardioides piscis and encodes:
- a CDS encoding phosphodiesterase; this translates as MSNRPASHLSGLVAGALPGAALGAAALVAGLVRRDKPLHPVGHHAVGMLSVTDPAPDLGVDVLARSGGRPVEARWSRAMGLPRGWGDIEGMALRFPDGAEDGGAADLLFAGTGSGAWSRYLLVPSGPGRFGRLTTLLPVRAADRAVTFMLVPDEEAAGELPPSAYTLHVAHAAGPWELLGRLEVEWSADDTTERFDPITNKLAGLEQYAVVTALREPAYVAARAVTSAGRAGRRARAAAHRAARRAPAGNP